The Musa acuminata AAA Group cultivar baxijiao chromosome BXJ2-2, Cavendish_Baxijiao_AAA, whole genome shotgun sequence genome contains the following window.
TTTGACTACGTTACAACACGTCATGGATTTTGACTTTTTGTTCGATCTGTGCAGGCTAATTTTTGGGTCCAAACCCATCCCGTGAATAACATCTTTGTGGATCggctaatttatttttatttgaaacTCTAAGGCTCATTCTAATTCAAGCAATCATTAAATCCTAAAAAAatagaaagattttttttattgataatatatttttgttatttataattttattttaaaaactttAATAACTTCAACTTATAACTTAATTTCAATACACACAACACCTTTTATTCTCCATTCTTATTATTTTTCTCCTTTCTTAATCACACGTATAAGATTTCAACATCAGCGAATAAAATATATTGTATAAAATAAAGATAATTAAGGGGtagatattatatttagtaaaactatatatatatatatacatatatatatacacacatatatatatacatatatatacatacacacatatatatatatacatatatatacatacatatatatatatacatatatatatatacacacacatatatagtttactttctctctctctctctctctctaagcacTTTAACTTTACTTTTTTGTTGCTTTCATTGTGTAAAGTCCCTACCATTTGTCTTTTATGTTGAGCTCCTTTCTAATGTTATGGTCCTTCATGAAAAGCTTTCCTTAGTTCTTTTGACCCTTTAATTCTTCATCTGTTAAAcctctcttctttttcctttttttgctcCTCATGTTGATCCATCTTTGAGTTGAGGGCCCAACAATTTGGTGGCCAGTTTCCTCCCATGGATGACCTTCTTCGTGCATGGCTTCATCTGTCTCTTTCGTTAGCAAGCAAAAGGCGTCCTGTAGAATACAACTCCTCAACCATCACCTGTCGGCCACCTTCTTCATCTCTCCCCTTCACTGCTAATTCTCAATATCGAGTAGCTTCTACTTTcaatcatgtatatatagatacagCAAATATATGTCATagtaaaccatatatatatatatatatatacagatcaaGCCTTGTACTAATGCCATTTATCTTCCATGACCTGTGTGTGCCTAAGGAAGCTGTGGCTGTAAATAATACCTTGGAACATCCACAATGGATCCAAACAAATCTTGATGACACAatattccatctctctctctctctctctctggaggaATGGTTCTCCGTGTTCCATTATTTAAGGCTGCTTAGATCTCCTGAAATGAACTCGGTGGACTGGCTGCAACTCGAGTAGGGTTAGGACCAAACCTTAATCCAACCTCGATCCTAAAAGGAATGATCATGATCGGACAGTTTTACTgtgaggaaaggaaaggaaaggacggTCATGATCGTTGAAACGGGTCATGAGGTTTCTGGAGATCATTTAGTATTTTTCTTGGCAGATAGCAGCAGTACTGCCGTTTGTGCATGTCTTTATTACAGAAAAGAGGATTCTTTCAGGATGGCCCGATGGCTGTCATACTGCGTTCCTTATTACTGTTTGTGCATGCACCTGAGCGTTTGTGCATGTACCTGTCTTTATTACAGAGTGGGCACGCCACCTGAGCAGCATCACTGTTTGTGCATGCACTTGTCTTTATTACAGAAAAGAGGATTCTTTCAGGATGGCCCGATGGCTGCTGAACACCTCATACTGCGTTCCTTCTGCTGTGTTGTCCCTTCTGCAATGCTTTTGTAGGGTCACTTCTCTCCTCCATTATCATCCCCCACCTTGAGCATGATTTCTGCAGCAAATTAAGGAAGCTTGGAAGAAAGCAGGACACGGAGATCTCATCCTATTACTGCATTCAAAGTGTTGTTGATTCTAGCTGTAACAGCAAAAGCACTGTGGTGTGACAAGAGTGGCTGCACTGTCTCTGTACTTATTATTGCCAATGAGAAAGCTCCAGTGCTTAGTGGAACCATCAAATCTATCAATCATTAGAGACAGATTCATGGTGATGGATCCCAATTTCCATTATGAGACATAATTACTGTCAGGTCCTAAATCTTAGTGGTCTTCATGTTATTGCgatcatgatcaaattcatcGCCAGATAGGTGAACACTAAGCTTGCAAATCTAACATCTCATGCTGTCCCATATTGCATTCTCTTGCATGTCATCCTTACGATTATTTTGATGACTCCAACTTTCTTAAACTTATCTGAATTGCTTGCATTCTGTCTGGCAGTAAAGTTGTCTGAAGCTTCTTTCAAGCTGACGACCAGTTCATGCAAGTCTTTTATGGTGAACACAAAGGGTCCGTATGCATGATGCCATCTCACTTTAAAGGTCGTGTTGGGCTGGTCGATTGCCATGACAAAATTGAATGGAAGTGATGCCTCTGCAGTCTTCTCTTCAACAGCAGTAGCAAGCGGCATAAGTCTTCAACAGTAGTGCGCTCTCCTCTCGCCGCATGCGCACGCTCAACACCTGctgttccctctctctctctctctctctcttagttcACTGACTCAAACCTGACTTTTGTCTTCGGTTCAATTGAAGAATCTGAATATAGACTATAATTTTGAGCAAGAAACTgcatttataaatattaaatgaaAAAAGAAACATGAACATGAACATGTCACTGCTGGTTGTGCTCGCCGTCACCGGGGTTTTGGGTCTCGACACTACGAGGTCAGGTCGCCGTGCTCCCTGCCTTCTCCCCGTCATTACCGGCCTCATCAACTTTGTCCGTGAAGGAAGCGGCGCGGCTGGACATGGGGGTGGCAAGGAAGGTGGGCTTACGGTCGCCGGCCATGATGACGACGATGCTATCCTCGAAGAGCAGCGGGGGCTTGGCCTCGTCGCCGCCATCGCTCGGGGCTTCCCCGTCACCGTCTGCTTCGCCGCCGGACTCGAGGTAGCCGGAGAGATGCCGGAAGGAGCAGAAGAGGACGAGGAGGGCGAACGCGATGAGACCCAGCATCGCCGCTAGCCCGCCGAACAGGTACGGAACTGGAGAGCGCCATGCCGAGGAGGCCGGGTACGGCGGTGTCGCCTCGGTGCCGGCGCCGCCTTTCGCGTCCCACCCTGCCCCAGGCCTCATTTTGTATGTGTCCTCTGAATTGGTTGTGATATGGGAATGAGAAAGGATGGAATGGAGAGTCCTTATAATAGTACATGTAATTAGTGGTTTAATTGTATCAAACTAATCGGATGCTtacatgctatatatatatatatatatatataaagggcgACAACAAATGATTCGAGGAATGGAATGTAGTGAAGGCAAAGGTGGTGGGCTGTCTTTTTGCCTCGTCATTGGTGGTTTGGTGTGATTTGATTTGAAGGGAATGCAGCAGGAAACACACCATCATCTCTTCCAAGTTCGTCTTTCACAAGGCATGATGTACCTTTTACCTTTTCTTTCTTCGATGCTCGTttggtgataaggtatatttacTGTATCTGATGTAAGAGCATGAGCTAAATTAGAGTGAGTACACTTACCAATTTTATCCATCAACCTGAAATGAGAATGTTGGCATAGCAACAAAGCGAATAaataaaaatgaaagatatatggaattatatatttatttccaaCCTGCTTTTTGGACCATCAGCACATTATCTACTTTGCATTAAATATAAAGCCATGAATATACATGCATTTCCTATGTGTTATTTGGAGAAGTAATTGATTTGGGATAAGAAAACATGTATTGGAGAGGTAATGGATGATGGTGAGAAGCGGTAAGCTCACCTCGTAGCAGATGCAAACACATGTGTATGGTTCTTGGCATCAACGCATGTTCTTGCCGTCGGTGTTCGTTCAACGGCGCCGCTAAGATCGATCATATTGGACGGCCGCGATCAGCTGACTCCTTTACGCCCTGCCTCTTTCATTGAGCAGCGTCGTTCCCCACCCCGAAGGACACGAACAATAGAGACGCTTCCGGACGTGGATCCCATCACGATGAAACACGGGAAGGGAAAATGCGTCGTGACGCGACTGGTAACGCGAATCAGGGCCCCACCTGAGTAGGTGGGACGCATCACATCTCCATCAACCGTAGCTGCATCACATGTATGAGTCATCACTATTGTGTACAAAAACCGACATGTCGCCAATTAGGTCCCCGCTTGTGTTTTTCTGACATATAAATAGATAATTTAGTtagaaaatactcatattttaaattattttcaacTGATAtcctaattttattttaattaaaaaatatccaATCTATCCCTCAAAAAATTATTCACCTGTTTCAGTTTTTTtatctgttataatatttttaaccttATTTTGATcgtcataataaaaataaaaatttatttaaaaatattataaatgatctaaataaACTTCAAATAACAATTAGACTGATTAcaaatctaaaaatataatattataatgatcTATAATCAATTACAATAAAAAAGCACGATATGatgtcatttataataattttataataatatttataagtattttaattatattaaaagaaagattcgttgttaacaatataaataactGACGCTGCACTTTAAGGCACAGCTTATGTAAAATCTCTTCACGAGGAAGAATACATTCTCAAAGAGCAGAGAAGATAAAGACTTTTGGGGCCAAAGTGATTTATAGGCAGAGAGATTCCATAGCATGTCAAAGCCTACTGAAACGAGTGATTCAAAGCACAGGTGTTTTTGTTCTTCCAAGTATCATGAACTTGGAATGATAACCTTCCCACAGCAAAGGAGACAATAACATGCAAAACTAAAGCAAGCTTATTAAAAGGAGACAGGTATAGACCTTCCCACAGCAAAGGAGACATTAACATGCAAAACTAAAGTGAGTTGATTAAAAGGAGCCATTAACATGCAAAACTAAAGCAAGTTGATTAAATGGAGACAGGTATAAACCTTCCCACAGCAAAAGAGCCATTAACATGCAAAACTAAAGCGAGTTGATTAAAGGGACATTAACATGCAAAACTAAAGCGAGTTGATTAAAAGGACATTAACATGCAAAACTAAAGCAAGTTGATTAAAAGGAGCAGGTAAAGTTCTGGGTGTCAACTTCACATGTATGTACAATCCAGTGACACAAGAGAAACAGTGATTCTCCCAAAGCCTGCAAACTTCACATTCAACATATCTTTGACCTATTACAGTTGCATTAATTAGAATGCTTATAACATCCTAGAGAAACATTTACCATCTCACACATTCAGTTAAAAAAGCCATACAGAATTTGCCAATACAAAAGTTGAAGCTACATGGTCTCTGAAGTCTAACCTAGGGATGCTGGCACCAGCCAAATAACCCAACAATGGCATATAATCATTTACCCCTGGAAAGTAAAATGGATCACAAATTTAGGAAGATCACTGTCGTAATGACTCGAAAACATGGAcaagatatgatttatttataCTTACGTATTCATCATCAAGGTTATGTTGTCTCCCTTCAACAGAATCCTCCCTACACCAAAAAGAGTAGACTTAAAGGAtcaattaaaagaaacaaaaaaaagaaagcaatAATCAGTAAGTTACATGACTAACCCAGTGGCTTTCTTGTTTTCTTCTTAACATTAACTTCTTCAGCTTCTTCCAGGACCAAATTCATGTATTCATCAAAGCCCTGCACAACAATCATGAACCTAGTGTTCAGAACTTCAGAAATTAAAACAAATGTGTGGCATTGCTTTTGTTATCGACATATATTTTTGTCCACCATCAGACAGGAGCCTTTTAAGACAACAGGTGAATATTTTGACTAGGAACACAATATTTATATTTACTATGTCTTGAATAGTTTATTCACTACCAAAACAGATTAACACAGCATGTGAAACAAAAGATGCATATCTGCATCATTGTCATCAACAGCCCAATCGGTCAAAACAACAGCCAGCACTCACAGTAACAAGCACAATGTATCCTTCAATAATGGAGAATGAAGAGCACCAATGGCATATGCAGAAAATAGCTAAGGTGAAAATGACATGCAGTCTCGAACACCATTAAACATTTGCTCATGACTCTTCAGTGATCACCGCTGACAGGTGAACCGTGAGCTAAGAATGTCATAAGATCACTAGGACAACATAAGAAAGTAAAATCCAAACTCTTTGGGGATGACTACATTAAACTTTCTAGCCATTGAGCTTGGTTAAGAGCAGCAACACTAGTTGAGTAAGAGTATAATCACAAATATGAACAGAAGAGTTGGCAATGTCTATTGGAAACATTAATTAATGATAACTGAGGGAACTGTAATATCAAAGAATACGAACAGAAAAGACTGGAAGCTATATAGATAAATTAATGAAAAAAGTGACTTAAGGTTTTTGAGGCACCAATGTTTAGCATTTGTTCTAAATTCCAACAAACCAAACATTAATCTCAAATGCATGCAATCTACAAAATTACCCAAGAGAACTAGTAGATAGTCTCATCCGCAGCATCTAAAAGAAACAACAAGAACTAAACTGAATTATAGTCTGTTGCTTACAAGATTACTACCGAAGGATACTAAAAGAGCTAATCTAGTCATGATGATTATCCAAGATTGACCTGCCACTGTATTGAATAAACAGAAAATCTCTTTTAATGATAGACCTGCAACTCATGCAATTATATGTGATGAGTCTGATGACAATCTACCACACCATAACATGGGTATGTCTATGCCTTTCACATGC
Protein-coding sequences here:
- the LOC135605416 gene encoding uncharacterized protein LOC135605416; translated protein: MASTKVQRIMTQPINLIFRFLQSKARIQIWLFEQKDLRIEGRIIGFDEYMNLVLEEAEEVNVKKKTRKPLGRILLKGDNITLMMNTGK
- the LOC135604956 gene encoding protein GLUTAMINE DUMPER 5-like: MRPGAGWDAKGGAGTEATPPYPASSAWRSPVPYLFGGLAAMLGLIAFALLVLFCSFRHLSGYLESGGEADGDGEAPSDGGDEAKPPLLFEDSIVVIMAGDRKPTFLATPMSSRAASFTDKVDEAGNDGEKAGSTAT